GCAGGGCTCGACGCCGCTGGACGATGTGCCTGGCGTCGGTGCGACCCGCAAACGTGCGTTGTTGCAGCATTTCGGTTCCGCCAAGGCGGTCAGTCGGGCAGGGCTTGACGACCTTAAGACGGTCGATGGAATTTCCGAAACACTTGCCGAAACAATTTATGGCTTCTTCCATGACAAGGGCTGACGGGGTAAGGAGAAACCTATGAGATGGAACTTGCCCAACATTCTGACCGTCGCCCGGTTGGTCGCCGCGCCGTTGTTGCCGGTGATGTTTCTATACTTTGCGCGCCCGTGGGCGGATTGGTATGCGATGATCTTGTTCATTGTCGCTTCGATCACCGATTATCTGGACGGGTACCTGGCACGTGCGTGGAAACTGGAAAGCCTGTTCGGAGCAGCGATGGACCCGATTGCCGACAAGGCGATGGTGTTGATCGCGCTGCTGGTGATAAACGGCTATGCCGGGGTGACGCCGTGGATCCTGTTGCCCTCGGCGCTGATCATCTATCGCGAAGTGTTCGTATCCGGCCTGCGCGAGACGCTGGGCGACCGTGCGCGTGCGCTGAAAGTGACCAATCTGGCAAAATGGAAGACCACCGTGCAGATGGTGGCGATCGCAGTTCTGTTTTCGACCGGAATTTTTCAACACAGCTTGCTGGACCGGATGCAGGGCATGGATCAAGCGACCGTTGACGGCATCTTTAACGGTACGATCCCTGATGGAATTGGTTTGCTATACTACGAGGCCGCTGGTCGGTGGTCCGCTTGGTTGGGAATTACACTGCTGTGGATCGCTGGTGCGTTAACGGTTGTGACGGGCTGGGACTATTTCCGCAAAGCGCTGCCCTTTTTAAAAGAAGAGCCTGACCATGGTTGAGATTATGTATTTTGCCTGGGTGCGTGAACGCATTGGCGAACCGCGCGAAAAAGTTGAAACTGAAGCGTCAACTGTAGCTGAACTGGTGGACGAACTGCGAGCCCGTGAACCACGGTATGCTGCTGCGTTCGCCGATCTGTCCGCACTTCGTGTAGCGTTGGATCAGGAGCTTGCAGATTTCGATGCCCACTTGAAAGGCGTGCGCGAGGTTGCGTTCTTCCCGCCTATGACAGGAGGGTAAGATGGCTGTCAGGGTTCAGTCTGAACCGTTCGATCCGGGCGAAGAACTGTCGCGGTTTGGTCAAGATCGCACCGATATCGGGGCTGTTGTCAGCTTCACTGGACTGGTGCGTGATGATGACGGAACGTTGGACCGGATGGAGATCGAGCACTACCCCGGCATGACAGAAAAGGCGATTGCCACAATTGTGGATGAGGCGTCTCAGCGGTGGTCGTTAACAGACTGTCTGGTGATCCACCGTCATGGCCCCCTCGCTCCGGGTGAGGTGATTATGATGGTCGCAACAGCCGCCAAACACCGCGTCGCCGCGTTTCAGGCGGCCGAGTTTCTGATGGACTTTCTGAAATCCCGCGCTCCGTTCTGGA
This DNA window, taken from Aliiroseovarius sp. F47248L, encodes the following:
- the pgsA gene encoding CDP-diacylglycerol--glycerol-3-phosphate 3-phosphatidyltransferase codes for the protein MRWNLPNILTVARLVAAPLLPVMFLYFARPWADWYAMILFIVASITDYLDGYLARAWKLESLFGAAMDPIADKAMVLIALLVINGYAGVTPWILLPSALIIYREVFVSGLRETLGDRARALKVTNLAKWKTTVQMVAIAVLFSTGIFQHSLLDRMQGMDQATVDGIFNGTIPDGIGLLYYEAAGRWSAWLGITLLWIAGALTVVTGWDYFRKALPFLKEEPDHG
- the moaD gene encoding molybdopterin converting factor subunit 1, with translation MVEIMYFAWVRERIGEPREKVETEASTVAELVDELRAREPRYAAAFADLSALRVALDQELADFDAHLKGVREVAFFPPMTGG
- a CDS encoding molybdenum cofactor biosynthesis protein MoaE; its protein translation is MAVRVQSEPFDPGEELSRFGQDRTDIGAVVSFTGLVRDDDGTLDRMEIEHYPGMTEKAIATIVDEASQRWSLTDCLVIHRHGPLAPGEVIMMVATAAKHRVAAFQAAEFLMDFLKSRAPFWKKEFQSDGSTDWVDAKVDDEDALKRWSD